cagaattcgTCCCATGtcttctttcctgtttttctttcctagtaTTTAGGACAAAATTATCTTTcttatcaaaacaaacaaaaaatatccccattctttatactttctttactgaaaacattcaTCTTACTTTTCTTATATACAGATTTTCTAGAAATATGCACTTTCTAATAGAAAATTTACCAGTGTGGCACAAAACATGTTCATCAATAAACCCAAGCATCTTACAGTTCCTCTGAAACAAGAAGCCAAAGGCAGATAAAGCTATGCCTAgtaattaattttatcatttttattttatgaggaaATGATctggatactcaataaatttttattatttaacttaATTTGGCAAACTCTAAGGATTCAAGACACCAAAATGTTTTGAAGGTATTTTAAGTAcatacaccataacacataattattattaaaaagtttATCCCCAAAACTTATGCTTTTCACATACATTTAGTTTACTGgttcccaataattatatttagattgcctacaaaaacCTCAtcagacattagacaaaatcagctattattctattttttactgacaaattttgtaacagagataacatgtttTTTCATATCCAATGTTGATACATCTGAAAACATGTCTATTTTAATCAAAGCCACaacttaaacaagctttcatttaccaaagatcattttatatcatgttaacttgagaGCCATTTGGGctaatttctattacatttagaaataatttatataagtgcttaTTTCAAGACAGTTAAATAAAGCTCCTTTGTAAATTATACCAACTGGAGGCAGACaaatagagagagagacttacatacataAACTACAGACAGACACAAACAGATATCTTTAGAATTTTAGCCATGTCTCAGTCATAAAACTCAGAAGAATAATTGTATCCAAATGGTTTTTCTGGCGGATGAACTAAGTTTATTTGCTCAGAagactaaaaatttttaaaagattcttttttttttctgtaaggatCATTTTCAGAGCAGTATTTGAaatcattttgtcttttagaagcttctgcataTCAATCAAAGAATGCACATCATTGTTTCTGAGAGGTTTTACATCCTCTTTTTTATGGGCAACTCTTAAGGTAGACTTATCTGAAACAAAATTTCCCCAGAATGGCCATTATAAAGTGAGATCTCCTTTAGTAACATCCTCACATTTAGGGAGCCGTTTGCAAGTTTGTGCTCCACCAATATTGAACATAAAGTTAGCCAGAGTACTAGCTGCTGGATGGCTGTCAGATGTCCCATAGTTACCAGGTTTTGATGTTTTGTTTCCCATTCTGGTTCAGCAAGTCAAACTACTGATTCAGTGTGGTAGATTGGAAGTGTGCTGCTTGTGGGCATATCTCCTAAAGTGTCACCAATGAGTCGGTTCCACCCTCTTATGTGCCTGGGTTTCTCCAGCTGATTGTTTAACACAATAGTAGGGGCTCGGAGAACTGGTGATCAACCTTATAGTGTGTCCTCAGATGAGCCAAATTATTTAATTACGTACTTTGGAGTTCACTATGGGACCACTACGAGTCTTAAGAATTGATCTCAGATGCCTCTCTTTGGGCCCCTGGTCGCCCAGAGACACTGGCAATGCCAGCTGGAAAGAGCAAATGTCCCTTTTCCTTGGAGTTAGTTGAAACTGACCCTTATGTGAGGAAAATTCTTTAGTGTCAGCTGAATCTGGCCCTCATTTGTGAATAGTGTGATTTTGGAAAGGTGAACCACTTTCTGATTGCCAAGAGAGCCAATGGGGAAAACTCTAACAGTAGCCACTAAATATCctctcttttatttcccttggctCAAAAGGCCAGAAAACCTGAACACCAAGTTTGGAATTCCCTTCCCTGTGAAGGCAGAGGATAATCTATCCCTTCCAGAGAATTGTAAACAATTATTGAATAAACTCAAAGACCCTTAACCATTAATTGGGAGATCCTGAAACCCAGGAAAGACTTACCCTGCTGCAGCTGTAGCTCTGGGGAGCCAGTTGGGCACAAGGGCCCTGCTGGTACTATAGTGCCAGGTCCTCTCAATGCTCCAGGTGGTCTCAGGCAGTCTCTTGGGTCCTTTCATGGTCACcaatttgtcaaaatttgtaGGAATGAAGAGTCTAGGTGATATTAGTGAAGGAGTTTATTCAATAATCAGCATGAGGAGTTCAAACTCCAGGGAAACAGTTCAATAGAGAGCTCTGATGGAACTTCTCTGAGGTGTATGAGTTTAAGTGCAGCTTACATGTCTTTCACAAAAGCACGCATATGTGGCAAAGAGGATAAGAGAAAAAAACTTACAAATAAGATGtcatatatgtttaaaaaaatcgaGTAAATCTGGGCTTTTCTCTCTATTATACATTGAAGATAACATACACAAGAATTTCTTGGTTATATATCAAATGAGTTTAGAGATGCTGATGTTATCTATatgtggagggaggcaaggaccaggaTCATTAATTGGTAGCTCAATCTCTAAGAAATTcagctgggaaatgtgagagcAAGCTACCGCTTTATCTCTTCCTGTGGTGGATCTGTCCAGCTGGAATCTCCAGTCGTGAGACGTGGGGTTACAAGGTCATTtaacacaggctgaagatggccTGCAGGATGCTTCACAGTACAGCATGGATTTTATTGTACTGACTTAAAGCCTATGCAGTTTCCTTGATAGATTTTTCTGTTAGATCAGGGAGAGGGGTCCCACAAATCTTTCCACAGCTTATTGTGGTGCCAAATTCAATATATATATCCGttgtcaaaataaatattttctttttctcattgccCATTTCTTAATACTTTGCATCAACTTCACAATGTAAATACAGAGAGAGCTATATTAAAATCGTTCCTAAAATTGAGGAAATATATACTTTGCTCTTTGGAAATTGAAAAGCCACAGACTGTACGTAAACACAATAGATTCATATTTCTCCCTTTCAAACGGCTCTCCATAGAGTGCTCAAAATTTAATGAAACTTTCCaatataaagtatttttattactGCAGATTCATTAGCATGCACCTCCAAACTCCTTTCTTGCCAACATGCTCAATTCATCTTAACATAATACAGGAAAATTAGCCTTTTAGacaccacaatacagttttttttattgtaaacatTCACTTGATCATTTTAAATATTAGCtgaagcatatttttattttgagttctCCTTCACACtattctactttatttatttatttatttttataattttatttatttatttttcccccaaagccccaatagataattgtatgtcatagctgcacatcattctagttgctgtatgtgggacgtggcctcagcatggccagagaagcgatgcgtcggtgcacgccggggatccgaacctgggccgccagcagtagaacgcgtgcacttaaccgctaagccacggggccggcccaacacacTATTCTACTTTAATCTGGCCATTTCTGCATGAAAATGATTTCAACAAGCTATCTCCATGCATAacattatatttcaaataaatgaacACTGTCTTTCTAAGgatgttatatacaaaaatcttAACTAGCAATTAAAGGCTCTAATCACCGAGAATGACTTTACCCTCCAGCTCTATCCCATGCTATTCTTTATTCCCTAAGAACATTACTTTTCTTTAGTTTCAGTAATGATCTGCCACATGTTGACCCATTTTCttgtactttttcctaaaattctcTGCTCAGTTTATTTATTGATTGTGATAGATTGAAAGCTACCCACTTGAAGACTTCTCCATGATATCCAGATAGTTTCAAGACCTGGTGCTTATTATTGCATAAATTCAGAACTTCTCCACTGAAACATTAGTAAAACTTCAATCATGTAAGTATTTATGTGATAATTATATTTCCTCAAAATACTATTacgttttattgtttattttgaagAAGATGTTCAGCGTGTTCTGTATACCATTCTCTTGTGATTGATCATTTTATTTAGGACTTTGAGGGGGAATAAATGAACTGGCAACTGTTCATTGtggaaatatatacaatttatatatttCTCATAAGATTAGGGGATTTTTATATTCCTTATCCAGGCAAAGCAGAGTCTGGATACACTGGAGTCACCGTTCTTGAGCAGAAAGGGGAAGACAGTTGGAAAACACACAGCCATGATTGCAGTGATGTTCACCAGGAACCAGTCAGGATTatttaaaacagacaaaaatacttgaaagaTAGAGGAAAGGGcgtaaaaataggcaaaggtgCTCATCAGGAGAAGGATGGTTTTGGTAGCTCTGGACTCAGGGGAGGAACTGGGGGAGATCTTGGTCCTATGAAGGTGTTGGACCCTCTGCCTGTGCCTGTACAGGATGAAAACCATGGTGCTGCTGGCCCAGAGCATGACCCCCAAACAGAAAACATCAGGGACTGATAGCAATGCTGCATGTAACAAGTCCGTGAGTTTGTCATGACGAACAGAAGAACAGTATAGGAAATCTTTTCTGTTTGTGATGTTTTTGTCACTCAATTTGTCAGTTATAAAGATAGGAAAACTGATATTTACCAGCACTTGCAGGATCCAAACCAGGAAAATACAGGGGACAATGTAGTTGGGAGCTTTTACTTTAAGGTCTGCCCACCTGGAGTTCCTGTGACTGATCGTGATCACCTGGAAGACACTCAAGACACAGATGCTACCAATGGACacacccctccccactctgtgaagaaagaaaacaagtttgCATCCAACATCACTGAGGAAATGTTTCCACCCAAATGCTGCCATTGTCTGAGGGACTCCTTTACAGAAGAGGGATGAGACATTAGCTACAATAAGGTGCCTAAGAATCAAATCTGTGGACCTTAACCTGTACTCAGTGAAGTAAAGGATGATATAATGGCAAAGAAGAGACAAATTGCCCAGGATTCCAACCACAGTCTGTGTTAAGAAGATCATTCCTATTGCCAAATCCCTGTTGGCCATCCTCTCAGTTCCCGGTCACTGATGTTTGTCTTCTGAGCTAGACTTTCCTGCATGGGAATATGAGGTATGGCTACATGGATCACGTCAACTGAAATCCAATAGTCTCCATTTAGCATTAGTTCCACTAAGAAACTCTTACTTAATGTTTTCCCCTTACTAAGAGGTTTCCAAATGTTAAATGTATGACTTTTAAAGAGTACGTATAATGTGAAATCATTCCTGGGAAGGCAGTACACGTGGTAACTCCTTCGTTCTCCATAAATCTATGAGGCACACACTTCTGTGATTTTAATTATAAAGATGAGGAGAaggtagagacagagagattaagtatttGTCAAAATCTGCTGTTTAGGGCAAAAGTGGGGACTTGAAACCTGTTGGGCTTGTAACAACAATAATGCATCGAACCACCATGCTCTGCTAAAAAGCCAGTTAGCCGTGTTCATCAAATAATCCAGATCTCTGTTTAGTTTTGATTTAACACCTTGTTGTTGATTTTAGACTAGACTGATGGAATTTTACAATTTCATTATAacaagatttcatttatttgtaaatattattCCATACACCAATATTAATTATGAGTAAAGTTTTAGATATCTTAGTAATAATTGATGCACTGCTGACAGCAGAACGCTGCAGGAACCTGCCCCATGACAAGTTACGTGTAATAAATATAAGAATGGCTTGATATTAGAACAACCACAGAAAGACTCATTTGGCTTTTACATCAAGAAAACAAGTATAATGGCACAAGGCACAAGAATTTTTGAATAATCCCATGAAATGTCATACACTGTGGGACATAAAACACTAGTGCACGATAAAATAGTGGAAGGCAGAAGCTAAATGATTATTAATTTCAGATGATAtgtttatctatttattaatACCTGAGTTAAGTAAAACTATTGGCAGTGAACTATGATTTGTGAACGATATTAACATACAAGACATACATGCAAAATGGCAGCAGCGAAGTATGCATTCTTGTGCATTATATACATTGAAATACATGATTTTTGGATTGATATTAGAATATTCCTAAATAGGTGAAAACAACATGAGACTGACAGCTGCTGTCTGAAACTCATAATTATTATGTTAACTGTTCCTCAACTGTTCAATTCCTCATTTTAGGAGAGAAAATAGCCTCACCATAATGAACAGACTAAGGAAGTTTTCAATAGAGTCACATATACTGTCTCTATTAATTGCTTAAACACCTAGGTTAGAGGAAACCTTTCTATTCAAGAAATTACTATTTGGATATACTTTCTGCCCAGGATCACATGACTCCTGTAACTTCATCCCACTCTTCATTACAAACATGGAAGTATTATAGGTACTCTTCTAGAAACCTGAAAATTTAGGCTATGATTCCTATAAGGTAGACTGAACAGCAGATTGATTTTATAACTACGTCCTTAAGCACCTTAAAATTCAGGTTTGCTTATCACTCAGATTAAGCCACAACAATCCCTGTTAGTGAGGATTACATTAAATTATATTAGGAGCCATTGGGGATTGGTGTAGGATTTAAGACCCTCGTCTCTCTGTACAAATTCACTCATGCCTCAGAATTATTCCACCTCCCTGCATGGCATTGGCACAGACTCAGGTTAATACACAGAAGATTGCCTTTTTCTGATATGATCACTTACCCAGACTCTTGACATGTCTTTCTCTTACACACTCAGCATCCCAGACTGAAATAGAAATTACTCATGCAACACCTTCCTGCTACCAGGACAGTGGGCTCAGTTTGATGGTCACTATGTCCAGAATGTTTGTGGGAAAGAGGCAGCCGACCCTGATATGTAAGTTTGTGATTCTGTGACCTCACCTCCTGTCAGAACTACAATTATTTCATCTGTAGCAGCAGTGGGAGTGCAGGCTTGGGAGCTGAGAATATTACTGAAAACTTTTCTTCAACTTTCTAATTAACAAAAACAATTACAAGTTTTTAGTTAGCACCCCTTAAGAGACTATTGGAGTGTTTTTGAGAGGCTATTTCTTTTCCATTATCGCTGAAGGCAGACAAGGTCTCACATGGAGCCAGCAGTAGATGCTGAGGTGAGGGACTGGCTGCAAGTCTGTGTGTCTCAATGGATTCTTAACTTCCCTGAAAAGTTCTTTTACCCAATGTCTAGTTCTTGCCTAATCTTCATTCTTCTGAGCTGAAACATCTTTTAAGTTATTAGTAGAGAAATGGAATGAGACAGAATACCTGGAAGGATTTTCAAAGAGATGCAAGTGAAAGGAAGTTCTTGATGTAAATAACTCACTATAGAAATCACTTGCACAAATCGAAGTTAATTAATTTAGACTCATTTGCACAATTCAATGCCAATtaatatgaaaattttataagaaaatatacttTACCATTATGAACCTCCATTAATGATAAGAATTACAGACAGAATTATATACATAGAAGAAAGTGAGAAGGTACTAAAAACGTCTCTCACAAATAAAAGAACCCAGATCAGATGGCTCAACAAGCAGATTCTACAGTTCTTGTAGCTATCAGATGAGCTAATGCTCAAGTACTTAATTCAACAGGATCAAATGGTTACCACAGTACtatacagatttttttatttttgctgaatttCCAGTAATGAGCCTTTGCTGCTTTGATAATTAGGAAACATAAATTAGGAATTGAAATGAATCCTTTGGTTTTCCCTATAAATAAATCCACATTTGTTGCAGGTTCACTATACAATTACTGCCATTTTCAAGTCAGGAGGTAAAGCCGTATTGGTGGGCTACCCAGACTGCACACAAAAAATGAActcatttaggggccggcccagtggcgcaagcgattaagtgtgtgcactccccTGTGGCGGCCCATGGTTCgctggttcgtatcccgggcgcacaccgatgcactgcttggcgagccatgctgtggcggcgtcccatataaagtggaggaagatggacacggatgttagcccagggccagtcttcctcagcaaaaaaagaggaggattggcagatgttagcacagggctgatctcctcacacacacacaaaaaaatgaactcGTTCACACACATGCAGATGCAAACACACATGTCCaagcacactcacacactcacatactTATTATACACATATAGTCAGTCACATACTCACACAACTTCAGTTGTGAAATCACAAACATTCATGCACATACTCAGCACATAGAAACTCACTCCTATACTCGGAAACACTCATgacacacatttacacacacttacacagtcacacacacttTCATAAAATAAACTTACACAGTCAGAGTGTGTGCGTGTCTCTTGATGACATCTTCACATACAGAAGAAGAATTGTTATCTCCTGGCCTCTGAGTGCCATAAAATGGGGCCCTTTCCATTATTTTTAATCCTTCCAACCCTGCAACATTTCAGGAGGACAACATTTACAACATACAGCCTTAAAAATTGCTTTGGACATTACCACCTTAGGTCGTTACATGTTTGGGAGATTTGGAGTGTTTGAGGGAGTGGCCTTGCATGGGTGTGTGGTAGAGCAGGGTGAGAGAGGAAAGGGTACAGGGGAGGGGATATACAGAGAAGATCATAGAGAAGGAAGCCTGGGGTATGGGAGAATGGAGagggcagaggaagagggaaggcagATGGATAAAAGACAAAAGAGTGTCAAATGTCACAGAGGGGTTGAAATACATTGCTGGGTTTGAGGGCACAAGGGGACAAAGTGTGCAGGGATGTTAAGGGTATGGGCATATTGGATTCTGGGAAAATAGTAGTGTGGGTTTCATGAGAATGAAGGAGACAACAGAGATGGGGAGTTTCGGGCAAAAATATTAATGGTCAGTGGTTGGTACAACTCCCAGGAGACTTAATGTCTTTAAGAGGTTAAAAACATAGTGATAGAGAAGGAAGGGGAATATGTGTGGGGTAGGCTGATCTTGGAAGTAGATAGTGTGATCCAAGGCAGATCTAGAGTgtgagaagaggagatggaacCTATAACAGATAATGAGTAGGGGGAGGGAGGCAAAGTGGATACCAGACATGAGGGAGCTGGGAAGGGTAGTGGACATGAGTGAGACAAGAAGCCCAGGAGAAAGGGACTACAGGATTGAGTGTAATAGGTACAGGGTATGGATTGGGTTCTGGAGGAGTTGAGGATGCCTGAGAGTTGAGCCTGGTGTAGTCAATGGTGTGGGGCATAGATGACCTGGGCTGACATATTTGATTTGGGGTGGACATAGAGCAAGAAAAAGGACTCTGACAATGTGGTTTGCAGGGGTGATGGCAGGTGAGGAGCATTGGGCTGGAGGCCCTTGAATAGTGGTCACATAGGGATGGTTGTCAAGAAGGCAACAGGAGAGGGGTTGGAGTGAAATATAAGAGTCTAAATGGGTTGAGGGAGATGAATGTTTGGAGGTTTAGTAGATGGCTACAGTTCACATCGTGGAGGCATGGAGGATgtagctggaggaggagggacacaGGTTGGGGGAGAAGAGGGATGAAGCTGGGAATGATGGAGGTGTCCGTGGGCAGATTGGAAGCTACTATTTGATTCCCCATTCACGAATTCCTTAGTTtatggagaaattacaacagtgATGGTTAATTTCTATTTTCAGCTCGGGGGGCAAAAATATTGCTTATATAAAATGCCCTGCAAAATCACTTAAATAGAACATACAGTACAGGAGGGAACATAAAATATTAGGCAAACAACACAACAGCATCTCACTCTTCCTTCAGGATGTTAGGTACAGGATGTGACCTCAAtgagtcaggaaggagaagctgtTTACCGGTATCTAGTGCTGCAAGCATTTGGAAGAGGGGCCAGCGCATCAAGTACCAACCTCTGAAACGTTACTGAAGAACTTTTATGCCTCAAAGACTTTTATACCCCAACACTGATCAGATGAAAATACCTTCATGCTTTGtggaatttctaaaatataacgctttatttttattttgacacaacattttattttaagcttTATGAGCTTTCATAAGCTTATATTCATAAACtttactgtaagaaaataaaatataagataatTGAAAAGTTTAAGGTTATTTTCCCCCAGCTTCTTCATTATAAGAAACTGTAACAAGAAGTAATCAGTGGTCATAGAGTTGTAGATAtactgataattttaaaaaatatttttattgcaaaaATTTTACTGGTCCCATGTCATAGGCAGATGGTCAATTTGGATGTTACTCCCTTGATCATATTATGATAAAAGGTTAAAGGGATTTTGCAGTTGTAAAtaaggatatttatttatttatttgctgagaaagatttgccctgagctaacatctgtggccaatcttcctctttctttgcttgaggaagattagccctgagctaacatctatgccaatcttcctctattttgtatgtgggtcactgccacatcatggctgatgaatggtgtaggtccgcacactagatccaaacctgcaaacccaggccgctaaagcagagcagGCCAAACTTAAtaactatgccatggggccaaccATAATTAAGGTTATTAATCAGCTGATCTTAAAATAGAGACATTTTTCTGGATTATCTCATGGATCCTATGTAATTacatgagcccttaaaagagaaagaagccagggtCCAggccgatggcatagtggttaagcttgcatgttctgctctggcagcccggggtttgtaggCTCAGagcccgggcacagacctatacacagcttatcaagccatgctgtggcaggtgtcccacatacaaagtagaggaagatgggcacagatattagccaagggccaatcttcctaagcaaaaagaggaggattggcaacaaatgttaggtcaggaataatcttcctcaccaaaaaaaaaaaaaaagagagagagagagaagccagagagatggggtagaagaggaagacagagatTTGAAGCATGAGAGGGCTTTAAGATGCTATTGTTGTCTTTGAAGATGAAGTATAGGTGGGCACGTGTGGAAACTCTAAGGAGGAAATAAATTGTGCCAACAGCCTAAAAGATTATTCAAGTGGATTCATCTCCAGGGTCTGGAAAATAAAGCCCAGGctggctgacactttgatttcagcttGTGATACACTAATCAGAGTACCCAGACAACCTCCCCGGATTTCTGATctaagaactgtaagaaaataaatttgtgtcttGTTAAGTTGTTAAATTCGTGGTAAGTTGTTTTATCAGTGCGGTAAACTGAATGTTATgtcccccaaaaattcatatgttgaaacctaatctccaaggtgatggcatttggagatgggacctttaagaggtaattagatcatgagggtgtACCTCTCGTGAATGGGAATAGTGCCATTATAAAAGAGACCCTAGAGAGCTCACAGGCCTCATCAACCATGTGAGGACAAAGCGataagatggccatctatgaactagGAAGTAGGCTCTCACTAAACACTGAATCTACtgtcaccttgatcttgaacttcccagtctccagaactgtgagaaataaattgtcATTGTTTATAAGCCAACTAGTTTATGGTATCTTGTTTGAACAGTCAGAACTGACTCAGAAAGTcagtaatataaaattaatacacacaaatttaattgtaaaatatttaaacaataacATAATGTCAGTCTTCATCAAGTACACCTAATCATTACTATTTTTATCCTTAGATATAACAATTTTCATCATTGTGatatattctctttctttttttctcattttttaattattttattgaggtcacattggtttataagattgtgtaaatttcaggtgtgcatcattagatttcaacttctgtatattttgacttctgtatatttcaacttctgccatttcagtttagtGGTTTTCTATAATGGTTGTCTCAATTTTCTCTTCGTttgtgatttgtgactctgctcttattttttgttttgtggttaccatgaagcttgtataaaagatctcgtagacgagatagtcctttttctgctgatggcATTTTGTCtacattagcctatgcaggttcccttctcttctccttatatgtttttgttgttacaaGTTATTCTTCTTGTGTTGTGACTTTGTGATCAAATTTAAGTGATTATAGTTGTTTTTAATGCTTTATTTCCCTTTAGCCTTTGTGTTATAATTGCCTACTAACCTATTCATATATAGAGTTACAATCTTCTGATTCTGtatgtctatttatcacctttctcaaagctttgtaaacctttgcctcttggtttcaggtaggagggttcctgtcaacatttcttgtaaggcaggtctactgacaatgaactccctcatcttttgtttgtctgggaaagcttttatttctccttcatatctgatggggaactttgctggatagagtgttcttggcagatagtttttgtctttcagtgttttgaatacatcattccactctctcctaccaTGTagattttctgctgagaaatctgctgatagtctgaTGGGGGttactttgtaagttattttcttctctctggacacatttaatatattttttgtcattgagttttgactattttaatataatatgcctTGCAtgaggtctttttgcattgagataattaggagttctactagcttcatgtacttgtatatcgagttccttccccaggtttgggaagttctcagctattatttctttgaataagctatCTGCTCCTttgttcctctcttctccttctaggataCCTATTATCCTCATGTTgcttttttataattgagtcagatatttttcatagaatgtcttcatttttaaaaaatcttaggactctcttcccttccacctgaattatttctagatttctatctttgatttcactaattctctcttccatgtgGTCAGCTCTATTTTCATTGCTtgctaatattttcatttcaatcgttgtgttcttcatctccagaatttctgtttgatttcttttagagtttcattctctttggtgAAGAAATCTTtctgttcgttaattttattcctgagctcattgaactgtctttctgagttttattgTAACTTGTTGGGTTTCTTCATGACAACTATTtcgaattctctgtcagttagattgtaatcatctgtgacttcaagtttggtt
This genomic window from Diceros bicornis minor isolate mBicDic1 chromosome 34, mDicBic1.mat.cur, whole genome shotgun sequence contains:
- the LOC131397902 gene encoding vomeronasal type-1 receptor 4-like; translated protein: MANRDLAIGMIFLTQTVVGILGNLSLLCHYIILYFTEYRLRSTDLILRHLIVANVSSLFCKGVPQTMAAFGWKHFLSDVGCKLVFFLHRVGRGVSIGSICVLSVFQVITISHRNSRWADLKVKAPNYIVPCIFLVWILQVLVNISFPIFITDKLSDKNITNRKDFLYCSSVRHDKLTDLLHAALLSVPDVFCLGVMLWASSTMVFILYRHRQRVQHLHRTKISPSSSPESRATKTILLLMSTFAYFYALSSIFQVFLSVLNNPDWFLVNITAIMAVCFPTVFPFLLKNGDSSVSRLCFAWIRNIKIP